Proteins encoded together in one Planctomyces sp. SH-PL14 window:
- a CDS encoding DcaP family trimeric outer membrane transporter has protein sequence MAGIRRIAIGLVLAGLFVPPACGQEAVGPREEDRFRVDAIFQETAPTQPPSPPAEDEFSPTVPDPPPSPSPSPAPPELGPALSVSETSQGHWIASKADSAEFPRASKIPGTEIWWKFGGFVKADFIHDFKPAGVRDRWVPTTIPVDGRDGQNTLMQAKATRLNLDVRAPSDWGTVRGYVETDFFTDGNQLRIRHAYTEVGPLLAGQTWTVFTDPNAIPRTLDFESPIAFIVQRQAQFRWTETLSDNLKWAASIENPTTAVDDNVIFAIPGVPAQPIPDFATHLKYKSESYEWFVAALFRDVAYQPDIGPQQDRFGYAFNFIGILYPTKQDKIIGEFVFGDGLGRYRGGSDLRLGSPTTVDTVQFVGGCFAVTHAWTETLSSTGVYSFALRRREETDPPDTSQFSNYVAANLIWTPIDNTSLGVEYLYGSNEVRNGNFGDSHRIQATVQYNLP, from the coding sequence ATGGCCGGAATCCGCCGCATCGCCATTGGGCTTGTTCTCGCAGGCCTCTTCGTGCCGCCGGCCTGCGGCCAGGAGGCCGTGGGACCTCGTGAGGAAGACCGCTTCCGGGTCGACGCGATCTTCCAGGAGACCGCCCCCACGCAGCCGCCGTCGCCTCCCGCGGAAGACGAGTTCAGTCCGACCGTTCCCGATCCCCCGCCCTCCCCCTCCCCCTCCCCTGCCCCCCCGGAGCTCGGTCCGGCACTGAGCGTCAGCGAGACGAGCCAGGGCCACTGGATTGCCTCGAAGGCCGACTCCGCGGAGTTCCCCAGGGCGAGTAAGATCCCGGGGACGGAGATCTGGTGGAAGTTCGGCGGCTTCGTCAAAGCGGACTTCATCCACGACTTCAAACCGGCCGGCGTCCGCGATCGCTGGGTCCCCACGACGATTCCCGTCGACGGGCGCGACGGCCAGAACACGCTGATGCAGGCCAAGGCGACCCGGCTCAACCTCGACGTCCGCGCGCCGAGCGACTGGGGAACGGTCCGCGGGTACGTGGAGACCGACTTCTTCACCGACGGGAATCAACTCCGGATCCGGCACGCCTACACGGAAGTCGGTCCGCTCCTCGCCGGCCAGACGTGGACCGTGTTCACGGATCCGAACGCGATCCCCAGGACACTCGATTTTGAAAGTCCGATCGCGTTCATCGTGCAGCGGCAGGCGCAGTTCCGGTGGACGGAAACGCTCAGCGACAATCTCAAGTGGGCCGCCTCCATCGAGAATCCCACGACGGCGGTCGACGACAATGTGATCTTCGCCATTCCGGGCGTCCCCGCGCAGCCCATCCCCGATTTTGCGACCCATCTCAAGTACAAGAGCGAATCCTACGAGTGGTTTGTCGCGGCCCTCTTTCGCGACGTTGCCTATCAACCGGACATTGGCCCGCAGCAGGATCGATTCGGCTACGCGTTCAATTTCATCGGCATTCTCTATCCGACGAAGCAGGACAAGATCATCGGTGAGTTCGTCTTCGGAGACGGCCTCGGCCGGTACCGCGGCGGATCCGACCTGAGACTCGGTTCGCCCACAACGGTCGACACCGTCCAGTTCGTCGGCGGATGCTTCGCGGTGACGCACGCCTGGACCGAGACCCTGAGCAGCACGGGGGTCTACAGCTTCGCCCTCCGGCGTCGTGAAGAGACCGACCCGCCGGACACGTCGCAGTTCTCGAACTACGTGGCGGCGAACCTCATCTGGACGCCGATCGACAACACCAGTCTCGGGGTCGAGTACCTCTACGGCTCGAACGAAGTCCGCAACGGGAACTTCGGCGACTCCCACCGCATCCAGGCGACCGTGCAGTACAACCTCCCGTGA
- a CDS encoding MBL fold metallo-hydrolase RNA specificity domain-containing protein, producing MKVKLVGASGGEVTGSCYVIRANGATVLLDAGMFQGGRQSEAKNRLPPGVRPETIDALLLTHAHLDHTGRVPLLIKHGFRGPIYATSATIDLGEIILSDSARLQQQDAERQTRRGAPDAPPVEPLYAPEDVEPFRSQTRTVALNKPVKVAPGITARWIEAGHMLGSGSIELTVEEEGKKKVVVFSGDIGPVTMPLLNQFQTFERADAVFLESTYGDRDHRPYAETLADFERIVKEVSGTGGKILIPTFAIGRSQQMLYHLAVMFLRKDIPGFPVYLDSPMAINASGVYTKYPDLHDEELVAWKKKGLLPLNPAYFHTSTTSVESKRLNDLRGPCAILAGAGMCNAGRIQHHLKFNLPNPKTHVLIVGYQGYGSLGRKLVEKQKTVTILGEKVPVRAKIHTLNGFSGHAGQTDLLKWFSTLAPSKPHVILTHGEDRSRTGLAQAIQTRFKLTATLPNQGDVIEI from the coding sequence ATGAAGGTCAAGCTGGTCGGTGCATCGGGTGGGGAAGTCACGGGGTCGTGCTATGTGATCCGCGCCAACGGAGCCACGGTGCTCCTTGATGCCGGAATGTTTCAAGGGGGGCGCCAGAGCGAGGCCAAGAACCGGCTCCCCCCCGGCGTCCGACCGGAAACGATCGACGCCCTCCTGCTGACGCACGCGCATCTCGACCACACGGGGCGCGTGCCGCTCCTGATCAAGCATGGATTCCGGGGCCCGATCTATGCGACCAGCGCGACGATCGACCTCGGCGAAATCATCCTCAGCGACTCCGCCCGCCTCCAGCAGCAGGATGCGGAGCGTCAGACCCGCCGCGGAGCGCCGGACGCCCCGCCCGTCGAGCCGCTCTATGCTCCGGAAGACGTGGAGCCGTTCCGCAGCCAGACCCGGACCGTCGCCCTGAACAAGCCGGTCAAGGTCGCCCCGGGGATCACGGCCCGCTGGATCGAGGCGGGACACATGCTCGGGTCGGGGAGCATCGAGCTGACCGTCGAGGAAGAGGGGAAGAAGAAGGTCGTCGTGTTCTCCGGCGACATCGGCCCCGTGACGATGCCGCTCCTCAACCAGTTTCAGACGTTCGAGCGGGCCGACGCCGTGTTTCTCGAATCGACCTACGGGGATCGGGACCATCGCCCCTATGCCGAGACGCTCGCCGACTTCGAACGGATCGTCAAAGAGGTCTCCGGGACCGGCGGCAAGATCCTGATTCCGACGTTCGCGATCGGCCGCTCGCAGCAGATGCTGTATCACCTGGCGGTGATGTTCCTGCGGAAGGACATCCCCGGTTTTCCGGTGTACCTCGACAGCCCGATGGCGATCAACGCCAGCGGGGTCTACACGAAGTATCCCGACCTGCACGACGAGGAACTCGTCGCCTGGAAGAAGAAGGGGCTCCTCCCGCTGAATCCCGCCTACTTTCACACGAGCACGACCTCGGTCGAATCGAAGCGGCTGAACGACCTGCGGGGGCCGTGCGCGATCCTGGCGGGAGCCGGCATGTGCAACGCCGGCCGGATTCAGCACCATCTCAAGTTCAACCTCCCCAATCCGAAGACCCACGTCCTGATCGTCGGTTATCAGGGGTACGGATCGCTGGGACGGAAGCTGGTCGAAAAGCAGAAGACGGTCACGATCCTCGGCGAGAAGGTCCCGGTGAGGGCCAAGATTCACACGCTCAACGGCTTCAGCGGCCACGCCGGCCAGACCGATCTGCTCAAGTGGTTTTCGACGCTGGCCCCCTCGAAGCCCCACGTGATCCTGACGCACGGCGAAGACCGGAGCCGGACGGGTCTCGCCCAGGCGATCCAGACCCGCTTCAAGCTGACGGCGACGCTCCCCAATCAAGGGGACGTCATCGAGATCTGA